One genomic region from Blastopirellula marina encodes:
- a CDS encoding ferredoxin--NADP reductase has translation MTTPLNPNEKADVVRESIYNAHVVEIVPIHESLRILRIEPDVESIRFMPGQYLSLGLGKWEHGDSLEVAESEEHGHLIQRAYSISCPILDDTGKIVRANDLDYLEFYITLVSHSLPHPPSLTPRLFHLNVGDRLWVGKHAHGNYTLRSGHTEEHLVFVATGTGEAPHNGMIVELLSKGYNGPITSIVCVRQRQDLGYLRQHMELERQFPNYQYVPLTTREPENISPTRDDYIGKRYVQDVFRNWEEIVPRQPKPNPKTSQVYLCGNPAMIGAPQSLQQVPRIYPTPIGVVEILERQGFRLDQPRLPGNIHTEKYW, from the coding sequence ATGACAACGCCTTTGAATCCCAACGAAAAGGCTGATGTAGTACGGGAAAGTATCTACAACGCGCATGTTGTTGAGATTGTTCCCATTCACGAAAGCCTGCGCATCTTGCGTATCGAGCCGGACGTGGAATCGATACGTTTTATGCCGGGGCAGTATCTCAGCCTGGGGCTGGGCAAATGGGAACACGGCGACAGTCTGGAGGTGGCCGAATCCGAAGAACATGGACACCTAATCCAACGAGCCTATTCGATCAGCTGCCCGATCTTGGACGATACAGGGAAGATCGTGCGAGCCAATGATCTGGACTACCTTGAGTTTTACATAACGCTAGTATCCCACAGCCTGCCTCACCCCCCCTCGCTGACTCCGCGATTGTTTCACTTAAATGTAGGAGACCGCCTTTGGGTAGGGAAACACGCGCACGGCAATTACACGCTGCGCTCCGGTCATACGGAAGAGCATCTGGTGTTTGTCGCAACCGGAACAGGCGAAGCTCCTCATAACGGGATGATCGTCGAACTCCTCTCGAAAGGATACAACGGCCCGATCACCAGCATCGTATGCGTCCGCCAACGACAGGATCTGGGTTACCTACGACAGCACATGGAGCTTGAGCGGCAGTTCCCCAACTATCAATACGTCCCCCTAACGACACGCGAACCAGAGAACATCTCACCAACACGTGACGACTATATTGGCAAACGTTACGTTCAGGATGTCTTTCGTAATTGGGAAGAGATCGTTCCACGCCAGCCAAAACCCAATCCCAAAACAAGCCAGGTCTACCTTTGCGGAAACCCTGCGATGATCGGAGCTCCTCAATCCCTTCAACAAGTCCCCCGTATCTATCCAACGCCCATAGGCGTGGTAGAGATCCTAGAGAGACAAGGGTTTCGACTCGATCAGCCACGGCTTCCAGGCAATATCCACACTGAAAAATACTGGTAA
- a CDS encoding hydrogenase maturation protease, which yields MSTHMPILCVGSPHGNDQVGWLVGHLLRDRGMELVHVIRSVDQLMTLLSSDCRSIIVDACQSGAPVGTIFRFEWPDPRIAAARGLSSHAIDVPYALRMAEVLGKLPRKVILFAIEVESSHPAQEVERTVIAAAHKLADQIEEEIASNGESLQCMNDL from the coding sequence ATGAGTACTCACATGCCAATTCTCTGTGTCGGTAGTCCCCACGGCAATGATCAGGTTGGCTGGTTGGTTGGGCACCTGCTTCGCGATCGGGGGATGGAGTTGGTTCATGTGATTCGGAGCGTCGACCAGTTGATGACACTTCTATCATCCGACTGTCGTTCGATCATTGTCGATGCCTGCCAAAGTGGCGCTCCGGTTGGAACAATCTTCCGCTTCGAATGGCCTGATCCTCGCATAGCGGCTGCCCGCGGTCTCTCGTCGCATGCAATAGATGTTCCCTACGCGTTGAGAATGGCCGAGGTATTGGGCAAGCTGCCTAGAAAGGTGATCTTGTTTGCCATCGAAGTGGAATCGTCACATCCCGCGCAGGAGGTGGAGCGGACTGTCATTGCTGCCGCGCACAAATTGGCGGACCAAATCGAAGAGGAAATTGCCTCCAATGGGGAGAGCCTGCAATGCATGAACGATCTTTAG
- a CDS encoding hydrogenase maturation nickel metallochaperone HypA has protein sequence MHERSLAQALLNQIAEIANAHPASKVVVIRISIGLFSGVEPELFRMALETMVPDSPYHDAKIEMGVVEIEAHCPQCDHRFPVKAFSFTCPRCGGQDTSVVQGEDLVLESLVLEEEASCPTTT, from the coding sequence ATGCATGAACGATCTTTAGCCCAAGCGTTGTTAAATCAAATTGCAGAGATTGCGAACGCACATCCTGCGTCGAAAGTCGTTGTGATCCGGATAAGTATTGGTCTGTTTTCTGGGGTCGAGCCTGAGTTATTCCGAATGGCATTGGAAACGATGGTACCCGATTCTCCCTATCACGATGCCAAGATTGAGATGGGCGTCGTTGAAATTGAAGCTCATTGTCCACAATGCGACCATCGATTTCCTGTAAAAGCGTTTTCGTTTACTTGTCCTCGCTGCGGGGGGCAAGACACCAGCGTTGTCCAAGGAGAAGACCTTGTGCTGGAAAGTCTCGTGCTTGAGGAGGAAGCATCATGTCCAACGACGACCTAG
- a CDS encoding Crp/Fnr family transcriptional regulator gives MSNDDLVEAIREVDCFQGIHEEDLGQIAKMGRVIEFAANEIVFREGDTALSSYVVVSGTLSLEVCAPGIGCRRLSTIRDGEFLGWSPVLDNFHMTVTARTVTICHLIELPKDQLLALCERSPHFGYVFMRGVAQTLARRLSAARMQLLNLFGDEAETNAADG, from the coding sequence ATGTCCAACGACGACCTAGTGGAAGCGATTCGAGAGGTCGACTGTTTTCAAGGAATTCACGAGGAAGATCTAGGCCAAATTGCTAAGATGGGTCGCGTGATAGAGTTCGCGGCGAACGAAATAGTGTTTCGAGAAGGGGATACGGCACTCAGTTCCTATGTTGTTGTTTCGGGAACCCTGTCCTTGGAAGTGTGCGCACCTGGTATCGGTTGCCGTCGCCTCTCGACGATCCGCGACGGAGAGTTCCTGGGCTGGTCGCCGGTGCTCGATAATTTTCACATGACAGTTACCGCTCGTACGGTCACCATTTGCCATTTGATCGAACTTCCGAAAGACCAGTTGCTTGCGCTTTGCGAGCGTAGCCCGCATTTTGGTTATGTGTTTATGCGAGGCGTTGCTCAGACGCTGGCAAGGCGTCTTAGCGCCGCTCGAATGCAACTGCTGAACCTGTTCGGGGACGAAGCGGAAACGAACGCAGCGGACGGATAA
- a CDS encoding 4Fe-4S dicluster domain-containing protein has protein sequence MAPTHSDDQSTPQADTLLRIAKDQLEVIVSEFRTRGYRAILPKVADGAVIYDEAENISQLPIGVLDEQEGGTYRLKPGSRDGFFDYVVGPHSVKRYLFPPTETVLHADRIEGSWQFMSPSPASEPTVIVGVRSCDLHAIAIQDRVFLEGPYVDQAYKARREKLALVAVNCRRAASTCFCHSMGTGPVVTKGCDLALTELDDAFAVEIGTSLGGEVINACRSSSFTAEEVRNVRQIPLLLRQKMEQGGRGFADEQDMPNCPDGRDLDTDDIRNLLVHNLEHPRWENVAQRCLSCANCTLVCPTCFCSSIEDVTDLAGEHIERERSWGSCFTAEHSYMNSGIVRNSTRSRYRQWLVHKLATWIDQFDTSGCVGCGRCITWCPVGIDLTQEVAAIRGDQP, from the coding sequence ATGGCTCCCACTCACTCAGATGACCAGTCGACTCCCCAGGCGGATACGCTCTTGCGCATCGCGAAGGACCAACTCGAGGTGATCGTCAGCGAGTTTCGAACGCGAGGGTATCGAGCAATCCTTCCGAAAGTGGCTGACGGAGCGGTAATCTACGACGAAGCAGAGAATATTAGCCAATTGCCAATCGGTGTTTTGGATGAGCAAGAAGGGGGGACATATCGGCTAAAGCCTGGCTCACGAGATGGCTTCTTTGACTACGTGGTTGGTCCACACTCGGTAAAACGATATCTGTTTCCTCCTACGGAAACGGTGCTGCACGCGGACCGCATCGAAGGAAGCTGGCAGTTTATGTCTCCGTCGCCCGCTAGTGAGCCCACGGTGATCGTGGGTGTTCGATCGTGTGACCTGCATGCGATCGCGATTCAGGATCGTGTGTTTCTGGAAGGTCCTTACGTTGATCAGGCGTATAAGGCCCGGCGCGAGAAACTGGCTTTGGTGGCCGTTAACTGTCGTCGTGCAGCTTCGACTTGCTTTTGTCACTCGATGGGAACCGGCCCTGTCGTAACGAAGGGGTGTGATCTGGCTCTGACCGAATTGGATGACGCGTTCGCTGTTGAAATTGGGACTTCCTTGGGGGGTGAAGTAATAAACGCTTGTCGATCGTCATCGTTTACTGCTGAAGAGGTGAGGAATGTCCGGCAGATTCCTCTTCTGCTGCGTCAGAAGATGGAGCAAGGAGGCCGAGGTTTTGCCGATGAGCAGGATATGCCAAATTGCCCTGATGGCCGGGACCTCGATACGGATGATATTCGAAACCTGCTGGTACACAACCTAGAACATCCCCGGTGGGAGAATGTCGCCCAGCGATGCCTATCTTGCGCGAACTGTACACTCGTGTGTCCCACTTGCTTCTGTTCGTCGATAGAAGACGTAACCGATTTGGCTGGTGAGCATATCGAGCGAGAACGGAGTTGGGGGTCCTGCTTTACGGCTGAGCACTCCTACATGAACTCTGGTATCGTGAGGAACTCGACACGTTCACGGTATCGGCAGTGGTTAGTTCACAAGTTGGCCACATGGATCGATCAATTTGATACCTCGGGTTGTGTCGGTTGTGGACGCTGCATTACCTGGTGCCCTGTCGGCATTGATCTGACCCAGGAAGTTGCTGCGATTCGAGGAGACCAACCATGA
- a CDS encoding FAD/NAD(P)-binding protein encodes MSATPQSMRGTNPWTPRPFRIEGIIAELTSVWTFCLSPEEGDSPSFQPGQFNMLYVPGFGEAAISISSSTYDIPQLQHTFRAVGNVTGALSRLREGDQIGVRGPFGNSWPVMQLPGKNVIFVAGGIGLAPLRPVIEYTLQNRTEYEKLKLIYGAKSPDVLLYRREFSRWTDAGLEIEVTVDRGTPHWQGHIGVVTEIMRPFPGDPEQTQVLVCGPEVMMRFVAREAISLGVPPAQVFLSLERNMKCAMGMCGVCQFGPEFICKDGPVFPFNRIQQYLRLEDL; translated from the coding sequence ATGAGTGCTACCCCGCAGTCGATGCGTGGCACCAATCCTTGGACGCCCCGGCCCTTTCGTATTGAAGGGATCATTGCTGAATTAACCAGCGTCTGGACCTTCTGTTTAAGTCCCGAGGAGGGAGACTCGCCTTCGTTCCAGCCAGGACAGTTCAACATGCTTTATGTTCCCGGGTTTGGCGAAGCGGCGATCTCGATCAGTTCTAGCACTTACGATATCCCTCAATTACAGCACACGTTTCGTGCCGTCGGTAACGTCACAGGTGCCCTCTCGCGACTCCGTGAAGGAGATCAGATTGGGGTCCGCGGCCCTTTTGGTAATTCTTGGCCGGTGATGCAATTGCCGGGTAAGAACGTCATCTTCGTAGCTGGGGGAATTGGACTGGCACCCCTGAGGCCAGTGATCGAGTATACCCTTCAGAATCGTACTGAATATGAAAAGCTTAAGTTGATTTATGGCGCGAAGTCACCTGATGTCCTGCTATACCGAAGGGAGTTCTCGCGATGGACGGACGCAGGCCTGGAAATAGAAGTAACCGTCGACCGTGGAACACCACACTGGCAGGGGCATATCGGCGTGGTCACCGAAATCATGCGGCCGTTTCCCGGAGATCCCGAGCAGACCCAGGTTCTGGTCTGTGGGCCAGAGGTGATGATGCGATTCGTCGCACGCGAGGCAATCTCTCTGGGGGTTCCTCCTGCCCAGGTGTTTTTGTCGCTTGAGCGGAATATGAAATGCGCAATGGGGATGTGCGGCGTATGTCAGTTTGGCCCCGAATTCATCTGCAAAGATGGTCCTGTGTTCCCCTTTAACCGAATTCAACAATACCTACGGTTGGAGGATCTCTAA
- a CDS encoding oxidoreductase yields the protein MVNKTKLAVFKFASCDGCQLSLLDCEDELLSVADAVDIAYFLEARSRRVEGPYDVGLVEGSITTPGDVGRIQEVRRACKYLVTIGACATAGGIQALRNWANVDDFFRHVYAHPEFISTLNTSTPISDHVAVDFELRGCPISKHQLIELLTALVHHKKPTTPTHSVCVECKKRGTVCVAVAQGIACLGPLTQAGCGDLHTGRGAICPACNRECFGCFGPQDQVNGASLTKFYQQKGIPRQTLVQLTRNFSGYAPEFRQTSDSLEEQEESP from the coding sequence ATGGTCAATAAGACGAAACTGGCGGTATTCAAGTTTGCTTCCTGCGATGGGTGCCAGTTATCGCTATTGGACTGTGAGGACGAGTTGCTTTCCGTCGCAGACGCAGTCGATATTGCCTACTTTTTAGAAGCTCGCTCGCGACGTGTGGAAGGGCCCTATGATGTCGGTCTCGTGGAAGGATCCATCACAACTCCAGGTGATGTGGGGCGAATCCAGGAAGTACGGCGCGCCTGCAAATACCTAGTCACTATCGGTGCATGCGCGACAGCCGGAGGGATTCAAGCACTTCGAAATTGGGCCAACGTGGATGATTTCTTCCGGCATGTCTATGCCCATCCCGAGTTCATTTCCACGTTGAATACAAGTACGCCGATATCGGATCACGTAGCAGTGGACTTTGAACTGCGAGGCTGTCCTATTAGTAAGCATCAATTGATCGAGCTTCTTACTGCTCTCGTCCATCACAAGAAGCCCACGACACCGACCCACAGTGTATGCGTCGAATGTAAGAAGCGTGGGACCGTTTGTGTGGCTGTCGCTCAAGGTATTGCCTGCCTGGGTCCTCTTACACAAGCCGGTTGCGGAGATCTGCACACAGGACGAGGAGCGATCTGCCCCGCGTGCAACCGTGAGTGCTTTGGATGCTTTGGACCCCAGGACCAAGTCAATGGAGCTAGCCTGACGAAATTTTATCAGCAGAAAGGCATTCCCCGTCAGACGCTGGTCCAGCTGACACGGAACTTTAGTGGCTACGCTCCAGAGTTTCGGCAGACAAGCGACTCCCTGGAAGAGCAAGAGGAGTCACCATGA
- a CDS encoding Ni/Fe hydrogenase subunit alpha gives MTSEEEPQPTERRTIEVKAISRVEGEGRLHLRVRGNVIEHVELNIYEPPRFFESFLRGRQIHEVPDITARICGICPVAYQMSSCHALEKALGINVSPEIRLLRRLLYCGEWIESHVLHIYLLHAPDFLGYESGISMAVDHREKVERGLELKKIGNDLLEVLGGRAIHPVNITVGGFYRAPSVRDLKALLPRLEWGLQAALETVHWVSKFEFPDFTWDYDLVSLHHEDEYPLNEGQVASSSGAMIPIEDYENHFQERHVEHSTALYSVKAPDNHFYLTGPLARLNNCHDKLSPICLKVFDQTGLTLPLRNNFQSIVARALEVVYAFDEAIRIVKAYQVEVVPSRTPFELRPGEGCHATEAPRGLLYHRYRIGEDHLIAEAKIVPPTSQNQGQIESDLRSYLPQLLSLESEEIAEKSEHLIRNYDPCISCATHFLKMTIDWNSDSAK, from the coding sequence ATGACTTCCGAGGAAGAACCACAGCCGACCGAACGCCGAACGATCGAGGTGAAGGCAATCTCTCGTGTTGAGGGAGAAGGCCGACTTCACCTGCGTGTTCGTGGCAATGTCATAGAGCACGTTGAATTAAACATATACGAGCCTCCAAGGTTCTTTGAAAGCTTTCTTCGCGGACGTCAGATTCACGAAGTTCCCGATATTACCGCACGTATCTGCGGTATATGCCCAGTCGCCTACCAGATGAGCTCTTGTCATGCGCTAGAAAAGGCGTTGGGGATTAACGTTTCGCCAGAGATTCGTCTCTTGAGGCGGTTGTTGTACTGCGGTGAATGGATCGAAAGCCACGTGCTGCACATTTACCTTCTGCATGCCCCAGATTTTTTGGGATACGAGAGCGGTATCTCGATGGCTGTCGATCATCGAGAAAAGGTGGAACGTGGTCTGGAGTTAAAGAAGATCGGCAACGATCTACTTGAGGTTCTCGGCGGCCGAGCCATTCATCCTGTCAACATAACAGTAGGGGGATTCTACCGCGCGCCGAGCGTGCGAGACCTGAAGGCGTTACTCCCTCGGCTCGAATGGGGACTGCAAGCAGCACTGGAGACGGTGCATTGGGTCAGCAAGTTTGAATTTCCTGATTTCACGTGGGACTATGATTTAGTTTCATTACATCATGAAGACGAGTATCCTCTGAATGAGGGCCAGGTTGCTTCATCGTCGGGAGCGATGATTCCAATCGAAGACTACGAGAATCATTTTCAGGAACGGCATGTGGAGCATAGTACGGCGCTATACAGTGTAAAGGCTCCTGATAATCACTTCTATTTGACAGGCCCGTTGGCGCGATTGAATAACTGCCATGACAAGCTTTCACCGATCTGTTTGAAAGTGTTTGATCAAACCGGCTTGACCCTGCCATTGAGAAATAACTTTCAAAGTATCGTGGCCAGGGCGTTGGAAGTGGTCTATGCCTTTGACGAGGCAATTCGAATTGTGAAAGCTTATCAGGTCGAGGTTGTTCCTTCGCGTACCCCTTTTGAACTTCGTCCAGGCGAAGGTTGCCATGCTACCGAGGCACCGCGTGGACTGTTATATCATCGATACCGCATTGGAGAGGATCACCTCATAGCTGAGGCCAAAATTGTTCCACCCACGTCACAGAACCAAGGGCAAATCGAGTCAGACTTACGAAGCTATCTTCCACAACTTTTGTCGCTTGAGAGTGAAGAGATTGCCGAAAAATCAGAGCATCTCATCCGAAATTATGACCCCTGTATTAGTTGCGCGACCCATTTTCTGAAGATGACTATTGACTGGAATTCAGATTCCGCCAAATGA
- the hypB gene encoding hydrogenase nickel incorporation protein HypB has translation MSTETISVNQDIRTLRREAAEAFQMRMQDQGTYVVRLLSSPGSGKTTLLEETTKRLGKEYRVGILVGDIATNRDAERLSPLATTAQITTGGACHLELPLVEKILPQLGQSSFEFLFIEDVGNLVCPASHDLGEHLRTLVLSTTEGDDKPGKYPKAFRTSQAVVINKIDLLPYVPFSVERAMADARDVHGDIDFFPMSALSGEGVELWCDYLRLLRNKMMSKCANSIPE, from the coding sequence ATGTCGACTGAGACTATTTCCGTTAATCAAGATATCCGCACACTGCGGCGCGAGGCTGCCGAGGCTTTTCAAATGCGAATGCAAGATCAGGGAACCTATGTGGTCCGCCTACTTTCATCGCCCGGTTCTGGTAAGACGACACTTTTGGAAGAAACCACGAAACGTTTAGGAAAGGAGTACCGCGTAGGCATCTTGGTGGGGGACATTGCCACGAATCGTGACGCTGAACGACTGTCTCCATTGGCCACAACGGCGCAAATAACAACCGGTGGGGCCTGTCATTTGGAACTACCACTGGTTGAAAAGATCTTACCGCAGTTAGGCCAAAGCTCTTTCGAGTTTCTCTTTATCGAAGACGTGGGAAACCTGGTGTGTCCTGCTTCTCACGACCTGGGAGAGCATCTCCGAACGCTTGTTTTAAGCACAACCGAAGGAGACGATAAGCCGGGTAAGTACCCCAAAGCATTCCGAACCAGCCAGGCTGTGGTGATTAACAAAATCGATCTGTTGCCCTATGTTCCATTTTCGGTCGAAAGAGCAATGGCCGACGCTCGCGACGTCCATGGTGATATAGACTTCTTTCCCATGTCAGCATTGTCAGGAGAAGGAGTCGAATTGTGGTGTGACTACCTGCGTTTGCTTCGGAATAAGATGATGTCAAAGTGTGCCAATAGCATTCCCGAGTAG
- the hypF gene encoding carbamoyltransferase HypF: MCKTSAVVAEDIVLRGRLQGIGVRPAIFRLATELGLVGMVRNTPQGISIHVEGTPQQTALFRSLLPTSLPDQAEVSGQQYCESSPVGNHQFEIVKEDSREAIVTDVPLDAAVCHECLEEVRQPGNRRYQYAFNSCARCGPRYTVIRQMPFERADTAMVDFPRCNECDAEYHSPADRRFHAQTISCSQCGPRLWSMTADSQRCDDQQEALNEAAQAVLCGMIVAVKGVGGYQLIVDATNPDAVERLRQRKGRISKPFAVMMRTAIEVKQAAFIDDAEERALLSAANPIVLLQVKDDTVIAKGVYPDLNTVGIMLPTSPLHDLLLERVGRPLICTSGNREGTPIAFEEEQAEASLKGVCDLWLHHNRPIVRPIDDSVVRVMDGSCVTLRLARGMAPLRFDLETTQTQIALGGQLKSSVAWSQGGSACLSPHISDLGTLSGQERYLWHIADWQSLYRFSATRAAHDCHPDYFTSHAAYRLFPETQPLQHHYAHVLAMMIEHQLLDQKVLGVVWDGTGYGTDRTIWGGEFFVVDRTECTRTAHLRSFGLPGGEAAIFQPWRTALSLLNQLGWSESFEALSVFESLRMDMRLVNQILESNQFSPATSSGGRLFDGVAALILGRQHSEYEGQFPMMLEAIADPEEKGVYEFAVSDSAPCELDWRPMIRQVFEDVVSNVSPGRISMKFHRGVAEAIMAVCRCHSELPVVLAGGVFQNRLLSELIAEMSRDELLPVYLPGMIPPGDGGLAAGQLIGALSKLRESDVSGSTR, from the coding sequence ATGTGCAAGACTTCAGCGGTTGTTGCCGAGGATATTGTTCTTCGGGGACGCCTGCAAGGAATAGGGGTACGTCCTGCGATCTTTCGTTTGGCTACCGAGCTTGGTTTGGTTGGGATGGTACGTAACACCCCTCAAGGCATCTCGATTCACGTAGAAGGTACTCCGCAGCAGACGGCTCTTTTTAGGAGCTTGCTTCCGACATCCCTGCCTGACCAAGCAGAGGTCAGTGGCCAGCAGTATTGTGAGTCTTCGCCGGTCGGGAATCATCAATTTGAAATAGTCAAGGAAGACTCACGCGAGGCTATCGTGACTGATGTGCCGCTTGATGCTGCAGTTTGCCACGAATGCCTTGAAGAGGTTCGTCAGCCGGGAAATCGGCGATATCAGTACGCTTTCAATAGCTGTGCAAGATGTGGCCCCCGCTATACCGTTATTCGGCAGATGCCGTTCGAACGGGCAGATACCGCGATGGTCGATTTCCCCAGGTGTAACGAATGTGACGCAGAGTATCACTCCCCGGCTGATCGGCGGTTTCACGCCCAAACTATTTCGTGTTCGCAATGCGGGCCACGATTGTGGAGCATGACAGCCGATAGTCAGCGTTGTGACGATCAACAGGAAGCGCTCAATGAAGCGGCTCAGGCAGTGCTATGTGGGATGATCGTTGCAGTCAAAGGGGTTGGGGGGTACCAACTGATAGTTGATGCAACGAACCCTGACGCGGTAGAACGACTGCGACAGAGGAAAGGTCGGATCAGTAAACCGTTTGCCGTGATGATGCGAACTGCGATCGAGGTGAAGCAGGCTGCCTTTATCGATGACGCAGAAGAACGGGCTTTGTTGTCGGCAGCGAATCCGATTGTTCTGCTACAAGTTAAGGACGATACCGTTATCGCGAAGGGTGTATATCCAGATCTAAACACGGTTGGCATCATGCTACCGACCTCGCCTCTGCATGACCTGCTGTTAGAGCGAGTCGGGCGGCCTTTGATCTGCACAAGTGGCAACCGCGAAGGAACGCCGATAGCTTTTGAAGAGGAACAAGCAGAGGCAAGTTTAAAAGGAGTGTGCGACCTCTGGTTGCATCACAATCGTCCGATCGTTCGGCCTATCGATGATAGCGTTGTCAGGGTCATGGATGGGAGTTGTGTTACGCTGCGTTTGGCTCGTGGTATGGCTCCCCTTCGTTTTGATTTGGAAACAACGCAGACTCAAATTGCCTTGGGTGGACAACTCAAATCGTCGGTTGCATGGAGCCAAGGCGGCAGTGCATGTCTTAGTCCGCATATAAGCGACCTTGGCACATTATCAGGGCAAGAACGCTACTTGTGGCATATCGCGGATTGGCAATCACTTTATCGCTTTTCCGCCACTCGCGCTGCACATGATTGTCATCCAGATTATTTTACAAGCCATGCGGCATATCGTCTTTTTCCGGAAACGCAACCATTGCAGCATCATTACGCCCACGTGCTGGCGATGATGATTGAACACCAATTACTCGATCAAAAGGTGCTAGGCGTCGTTTGGGATGGTACCGGTTATGGAACAGATCGAACGATCTGGGGTGGCGAATTTTTCGTCGTCGATAGGACTGAGTGCACCCGGACAGCTCACCTGCGTTCCTTTGGTCTTCCTGGTGGCGAAGCGGCGATTTTTCAGCCGTGGCGAACTGCTTTGTCGCTGTTGAATCAGTTGGGATGGTCTGAATCCTTCGAAGCATTGTCCGTATTCGAGTCATTGCGTATGGATATGCGCCTCGTGAATCAAATTCTGGAAAGTAACCAGTTTTCGCCCGCCACAAGCAGTGGTGGCCGTCTCTTCGACGGTGTGGCGGCACTGATACTCGGTCGTCAGCACAGTGAGTACGAAGGCCAGTTCCCGATGATGCTCGAAGCGATTGCGGATCCGGAAGAAAAGGGGGTATATGAATTCGCAGTCTCGGATAGTGCCCCGTGTGAATTGGATTGGAGGCCAATGATTCGGCAAGTATTCGAGGACGTTGTCTCGAATGTTTCCCCAGGACGAATCTCGATGAAATTTCATCGAGGCGTTGCTGAGGCGATCATGGCCGTATGTCGCTGTCATTCGGAACTCCCTGTCGTTCTCGCAGGCGGGGTATTTCAGAATCGTCTCCTGAGCGAGTTGATTGCCGAGATGTCACGAGACGAATTATTACCGGTATACCTACCAGGAATGATACCGCCAGGAGACGGTGGCTTGGCCGCTGGGCAATTGATTGGGGCATTGTCAAAGTTGAGGGAAAGCGATGTGTCTGGCAGTACCCGGTAA
- a CDS encoding HypC/HybG/HupF family hydrogenase formation chaperone — MCLAVPGKVVRWIERTPPFASASVEFGGIRREVNMACVPSAAIGDYVLVHAGIAISVVGMLEAKRLLRTLEELESIENDQDSTEDLLP; from the coding sequence ATGTGTCTGGCAGTACCCGGTAAGGTTGTCCGATGGATTGAGCGAACGCCTCCCTTCGCGAGTGCTTCGGTTGAGTTTGGCGGTATACGCAGAGAAGTCAACATGGCCTGTGTACCGTCAGCTGCGATCGGAGACTACGTGTTGGTTCACGCAGGTATCGCAATCAGTGTTGTTGGTATGTTGGAAGCGAAACGTCTTCTGCGAACTCTTGAAGAATTAGAATCGATCGAAAACGATCAAGATTCGACTGAGGACTTGCTGCCATGA